One Drosophila willistoni isolate 14030-0811.24 chromosome XL unlocalized genomic scaffold, UCI_dwil_1.1 Seg142, whole genome shotgun sequence genomic region harbors:
- the LOC6644876 gene encoding disintegrin and metalloproteinase domain-containing protein 12 isoform X5 — MCITIAYFILMVAQLSTLVHSAGEADYTLDDSFWNEESPVGEVERLLKEYRQNQELVRRIGGHYYQIIYPVQLRHHEKMGISTREVSPPKPGQRPRPHDDSGFSRGRTKKHFHRTSLLIKAFNHKFRLDLELNSQLLSPNIQQKHYHVGGYLVDGNRHDIEHCYYHGTVKDYPGASAAFHTCNGVSGVIHIGNETFVIHPFYGGDLSKHPHVIFEARTKANKGCANSGNLDSWRLSRRTKHLMPSVGVPAGVVDEIHQNGAGRYKRDVREATKYIETAIIVDKAMFDKRNGSTRAEVIHDAIQVANIADLYFRTLNTRVSVVYIETWGKNQAVIDGSKDIGKAISNFNDYTSRNLFQIERDTTQLLTGETFAGGEAGMAVPETVCTPRAVGISVDVNVYEPHLLAGTMAHMIGHNIGMGHDDGREECFCRDWHGCIMAQSIVGQENVQPYKFSECSKKDYIDALRTGHGLCLLNKPNEIELRRNCGNKVIEEDEECDCGTFEECALDPCCDGITCKLKSEAQCASGACCDQCRLRPKDYICRDSHNECDLPEYCDGEIGQCPSDVYKKNGSPCGLSKAGISGYCFQGYCPTLSLQCEAIWGYGGSAADRQCYEQFNSKGSINGHCGRDANEHYIKCEPENVQCGTLQCKEGERQPVNDGIDQLYSRTIISIKGQEYECKATSGQVGSNSYPEHGLVKDGTPCGDNLICLNQTCVSLFPHVDQTKCPTNKQGQECSERGVCTNTNRCFCDMGWGGADCSSVVLLTTPIPTEALPTPENTIKMEKKETPYENYHGSNTVFLVGVLMSVVGFVFITFTLMALCYRYYR; from the exons ATGTGCATAACAATCGCCTATTTCATCCTGATGGTAGCCCAGCTGAGCACCTTGGTCCACTCCGCTGGCG AAGCTGATTACACACTTGATGATTCATTTTGGAATGAAGAGAGTCCCGTCG GTGAAGTGGAACGGTTACTCAAAGAGTACAGACAAAATCAAGAGCTGGTGCGTCGAATCGGTGGTCATTACTATCAGATCATATACCCAGTACAGCTGCGTCATCACGAAAAGATGGGCATCTCGACGCGCGAAGTCAGTCCTCCAAAG CCTGGACAACGTCCTCGTCCACATGATGATAGCGGCTTTAGCAGGGGCAGGACAaag aAGCACTTTCATCGCACGTCGCTGCTGATTAAAGCTTTCAATCACAAATTTCGTTTGGATCTAGAGTTAAACTC CCAACTTCTTTCACCCAATATTCAACAGAAACATTATCATGTTGGAGGATATCTGGTGGATGGCAACAGACAT GATATTGAGCACTGTTACTATCATGGAACCGTAAAGGATTATCCAGGAGCTAGTGCAGCTTTTCATACCTGCAACGGCGTCAGCGGAGTCATACACATTGGCAACGAAACATTTGTCATTCATCCGTTTTACGGTGGTGATCTATCG AAACATCCGCATGTTATTTTCGAGGCACGCACCAAAGCGAACAAAGGATGTGCCAACTCGGGCAACCTGGACTCGTGGCGTTTGTCCCGTCGCACTAAGCATCTGATGCCATCGGTGGGCGTGCCTGCTGGTGTCGTTGATGAGATTCATCAAAACGGCGCTGGCCGCTATAAGCGAGATGTTCGCGAGGCCACAAAATACATTGAAACGGCCATTATAGTGGACAAGGCCATGTTTGATAAGCGCAATGGTAGTACGCGAGCGGAGGTAATCCATGATGCCATACAAGTGGCCAATATTGCAGATCTG TACTTTCGCACATTAAACACACGCGTCTCTGTTGTGTACATTGAGACATGGGGCAAAAATCAGGCCGTTATCGATGGCAGCAAGGACATAGGCAAGGCTATATCTAACTTCAATGACTACACCTCAAGGAATCTATTTCAAATTGAACGTGATACCACACAACTACTAAC GGGCGAAACGTTCGCTGGCGGTGAAGCCGGCATGGCTGTGCCTGAGACTGTCTGTACTCCGCGTGCTGTTGGCATCAGTGTGGATGTTAATGTCTATGAGCCGCATCTTTTGGCGGGCACCATGGCCCATATGATTGGTCACAATATCGGCATGGGCCACGATGATGGAC GCGAGGAATGCTTTTGCCGAGACTGGCATGGTTGCATTATGGCACAGTCAATTGTTGGCCAAGAGAATGTGCAGCCATACAAGTTTTCAGAATGCAGTAAAAAGGATTACATTGACGCCCTTCGCACAGGTCATGGCCTGTGTTTGCTCAACAAACCGAATGAA ATTGAGCTACGTAGAAATTGTGGCAACAAGGTAATCGAAGAGGATGAGGAATGCGATTGCGGCACTTTTGAGGAATGCGCATTGGATCCTTGCTGCGATGGCATCACTTGCAAACTGAAATCGGAAGCCCAATGCGCCAGCGGTGCATGTTGTGACCAATGCCGA ctTCGTCCCAAGGATTATATATGCCGAGACTCACACAACGAATGCGACCTGCCTGAGTATTGTGATGGTGAGATTGGGCAATGTCCCTCCGATGTATACAAAAAGAATGGCTCGCCCTGTGGTCTCAGCAAGGCCGGAATCTCTG GCTATTGCTTCCAAGGTTATTGTCCAACGCTATCGCTGCAATGTGAGGCTATATGGGGTTATGGAGGATCGGCGGCCGATCGGCAGTGCTACGAGCAGTTCAATTCAAAGGGATCGATCAATGGTCATTGTGGGCGAGATGCCAATGAGCATTACATCAAATGCGAGCCAGA GAACGTCCAATGTGGTACACTTCAATGCAAAGAGGGGGAACGACAGCCAGTTAATGATGGTATAGATCAGCTTTATTCACGCACCATCATATCGATTAAGGGCCAGGAATACGAATGCAA GGCAACCAGCGGCCAAGTGGGCTCAAATAGCTATCCAGAACATGGCCTGGTTAAGGATGGTACGCCATGTGGTGATAATTTGATTTGCCTCAACCAAACATGCGTCAGTCTTTTCCCGCATGTGGATCAAACCAAGTGcccaacaaacaaacaggGTCAAGAGTGCTCAGAACGCGGC GTCTGCACGAATACGAATCGTTGTTTCTGCGACATGGGCTGGGGCGGTGCCGATTGCAGTTCTGTCGTACTGCTTACAACACCAATACCAACAGAGGCACTGCCAACTCCGGAGAATacaatcaaaatggaaaagaagGAGACCCCATATG AGAACTACCACGGCTCAAATACAGTGTTCCTAGTCGGTGTTCTAATGTCAGTTGTAGGGTTCGTTTTTATAACATTCACATTGATGGCATTGTGCTACAG
- the LOC6644876 gene encoding disintegrin and metalloproteinase domain-containing protein 12 isoform X4 → MCITIAYFILMVAQLSTLVHSAGEADYTLDDSFWNEESPVGEVERLLKEYRQNQELVRRIGGHYYQIIYPVQLRHHEKMGISTREVSPPKPGQRPRPHDDSGFSRGRTKKHFHRTSLLIKAFNHKFRLDLELNSQLLSPNIQQKHYHVGGYLVDGNRHDIEHCYYHGTVKDYPGASAAFHTCNGVSGVIHIGNETFVIHPFYGGDLSKHPHVIFEARTKANKGCANSGNLDSWRLSRRTKHLMPSVGVPAGVVDEIHQNGAGRYKRDVREATKYIETAIIVDKAMFDKRNGSTRAEVIHDAIQVANIADLYFRTLNTRVSVVYIETWGKNQAVIDGSKDIGKAISNFNDYTSRNLFQIERDTTQLLTGETFAGGEAGMAVPETVCTPRAVGISVDVNVYEPHLLAGTMAHMIGHNIGMGHDDGREECFCRDWHGCIMAQSIVGQENVQPYKFSECSKKDYIDALRTGHGLCLLNKPNEIELRRNCGNKVIEEDEECDCGTFEECALDPCCDGITCKLKSEAQCASGACCDQCRLRPKDYICRDSHNECDLPEYCDGEIGQCPSDVYKKNGSPCGLSKAGISGYCFQGYCPTLSLQCEAIWGYGGSAADRQCYEQFNSKGSINGHCGRDANEHYIKCEPENVQCGTLQCKEGERQPVNDGIDQLYSRTIISIKGQEYECKATSGQVGSNSYPEHGLVKDGTPCGDNLICLNQTCVSLFPHVDQTKCPTNKQGQECSERGVCTNTNRCFCDMGWGGADCSSVVLLTTPIPTEALPTPENTIKMEKKETPYENYHGSNTVFLVGVLMSVVGFVFITFTLMALCYRSVVVHRNFSLCLRLVEKK, encoded by the exons ATGTGCATAACAATCGCCTATTTCATCCTGATGGTAGCCCAGCTGAGCACCTTGGTCCACTCCGCTGGCG AAGCTGATTACACACTTGATGATTCATTTTGGAATGAAGAGAGTCCCGTCG GTGAAGTGGAACGGTTACTCAAAGAGTACAGACAAAATCAAGAGCTGGTGCGTCGAATCGGTGGTCATTACTATCAGATCATATACCCAGTACAGCTGCGTCATCACGAAAAGATGGGCATCTCGACGCGCGAAGTCAGTCCTCCAAAG CCTGGACAACGTCCTCGTCCACATGATGATAGCGGCTTTAGCAGGGGCAGGACAaag aAGCACTTTCATCGCACGTCGCTGCTGATTAAAGCTTTCAATCACAAATTTCGTTTGGATCTAGAGTTAAACTC CCAACTTCTTTCACCCAATATTCAACAGAAACATTATCATGTTGGAGGATATCTGGTGGATGGCAACAGACAT GATATTGAGCACTGTTACTATCATGGAACCGTAAAGGATTATCCAGGAGCTAGTGCAGCTTTTCATACCTGCAACGGCGTCAGCGGAGTCATACACATTGGCAACGAAACATTTGTCATTCATCCGTTTTACGGTGGTGATCTATCG AAACATCCGCATGTTATTTTCGAGGCACGCACCAAAGCGAACAAAGGATGTGCCAACTCGGGCAACCTGGACTCGTGGCGTTTGTCCCGTCGCACTAAGCATCTGATGCCATCGGTGGGCGTGCCTGCTGGTGTCGTTGATGAGATTCATCAAAACGGCGCTGGCCGCTATAAGCGAGATGTTCGCGAGGCCACAAAATACATTGAAACGGCCATTATAGTGGACAAGGCCATGTTTGATAAGCGCAATGGTAGTACGCGAGCGGAGGTAATCCATGATGCCATACAAGTGGCCAATATTGCAGATCTG TACTTTCGCACATTAAACACACGCGTCTCTGTTGTGTACATTGAGACATGGGGCAAAAATCAGGCCGTTATCGATGGCAGCAAGGACATAGGCAAGGCTATATCTAACTTCAATGACTACACCTCAAGGAATCTATTTCAAATTGAACGTGATACCACACAACTACTAAC GGGCGAAACGTTCGCTGGCGGTGAAGCCGGCATGGCTGTGCCTGAGACTGTCTGTACTCCGCGTGCTGTTGGCATCAGTGTGGATGTTAATGTCTATGAGCCGCATCTTTTGGCGGGCACCATGGCCCATATGATTGGTCACAATATCGGCATGGGCCACGATGATGGAC GCGAGGAATGCTTTTGCCGAGACTGGCATGGTTGCATTATGGCACAGTCAATTGTTGGCCAAGAGAATGTGCAGCCATACAAGTTTTCAGAATGCAGTAAAAAGGATTACATTGACGCCCTTCGCACAGGTCATGGCCTGTGTTTGCTCAACAAACCGAATGAA ATTGAGCTACGTAGAAATTGTGGCAACAAGGTAATCGAAGAGGATGAGGAATGCGATTGCGGCACTTTTGAGGAATGCGCATTGGATCCTTGCTGCGATGGCATCACTTGCAAACTGAAATCGGAAGCCCAATGCGCCAGCGGTGCATGTTGTGACCAATGCCGA ctTCGTCCCAAGGATTATATATGCCGAGACTCACACAACGAATGCGACCTGCCTGAGTATTGTGATGGTGAGATTGGGCAATGTCCCTCCGATGTATACAAAAAGAATGGCTCGCCCTGTGGTCTCAGCAAGGCCGGAATCTCTG GCTATTGCTTCCAAGGTTATTGTCCAACGCTATCGCTGCAATGTGAGGCTATATGGGGTTATGGAGGATCGGCGGCCGATCGGCAGTGCTACGAGCAGTTCAATTCAAAGGGATCGATCAATGGTCATTGTGGGCGAGATGCCAATGAGCATTACATCAAATGCGAGCCAGA GAACGTCCAATGTGGTACACTTCAATGCAAAGAGGGGGAACGACAGCCAGTTAATGATGGTATAGATCAGCTTTATTCACGCACCATCATATCGATTAAGGGCCAGGAATACGAATGCAA GGCAACCAGCGGCCAAGTGGGCTCAAATAGCTATCCAGAACATGGCCTGGTTAAGGATGGTACGCCATGTGGTGATAATTTGATTTGCCTCAACCAAACATGCGTCAGTCTTTTCCCGCATGTGGATCAAACCAAGTGcccaacaaacaaacaggGTCAAGAGTGCTCAGAACGCGGC GTCTGCACGAATACGAATCGTTGTTTCTGCGACATGGGCTGGGGCGGTGCCGATTGCAGTTCTGTCGTACTGCTTACAACACCAATACCAACAGAGGCACTGCCAACTCCGGAGAATacaatcaaaatggaaaagaagGAGACCCCATATG AGAACTACCACGGCTCAAATACAGTGTTCCTAGTCGGTGTTCTAATGTCAGTTGTAGGGTTCGTTTTTATAACATTCACATTGATGGCATTGTGCTACAGGTCAGTTGTAGTACATAGAAACTTCTCCCTGTGTCTGAGGTTAGTTGAAAAGAAGTAA